In a single window of the Candidatus Caccoplasma merdavium genome:
- a CDS encoding DUF721 domain-containing protein, with protein sequence MQRKDPQRLSELLPQILSDLHIDRRLDETQAAVLWREIFGPAVTQYTTRVQVRSGVMYVTLSSAVLRNELLSCKASLLQRLNEEMGRKVINDIVFR encoded by the coding sequence ATGCAACGGAAAGACCCCCAACGCCTCAGCGAGCTGCTCCCGCAGATTCTCTCCGACCTGCACATCGACCGCCGTCTCGACGAGACGCAGGCGGCGGTGTTGTGGCGCGAGATTTTCGGCCCGGCCGTTACCCAGTACACCACGCGGGTGCAGGTGAGGTCGGGGGTGATGTATGTCACGCTCTCCTCGGCCGTGTTGCGGAACGAACTGTTGAGCTGCAAAGCCTCGCTGTTGCAACGGCTCAACGAGGAAATGGGGCGGAAGGTGATAAATGATATTGTATTCCGATAA
- a CDS encoding acyl-CoA thioesterase: protein MTQQPLFKHTVPVQVRFNDIDPLGHVNNSVYFTFYDLGKVNYFAALRPQMTQLQEIDLVIANVNANFLLPIFVHDEIAVQTTTLSIGNKSVKLLQQIVDVKTGAVKANCETVLVGFDFKSGTTKVISQEWREAIEAYEDRAF from the coding sequence ATGACACAACAACCTCTATTCAAGCATACCGTGCCCGTTCAGGTGCGATTTAACGACATCGACCCGCTGGGGCATGTCAACAACTCGGTCTATTTCACCTTCTATGATCTCGGGAAAGTGAACTATTTTGCGGCTTTGCGCCCGCAGATGACGCAGCTGCAAGAGATTGACCTGGTGATTGCCAATGTGAATGCCAACTTCCTGCTGCCGATTTTTGTCCACGATGAGATAGCGGTGCAGACCACGACGCTCTCCATCGGGAACAAGAGCGTGAAACTTTTGCAACAGATTGTCGATGTGAAGACCGGGGCTGTGAAGGCCAATTGTGAAACGGTGCTGGTGGGCTTCGATTTCAAGAGCGGGACGACCAAGGTCATTTCGCAGGAATGGCGTGAGGCCATCGAAGCCTATGAGGACCGTGCGTTTTGA
- a CDS encoding GNAT family N-acetyltransferase: MKEIIAPIEREKIEAELTPERFLRTTNKGGNEIYVVDYKNAPYTMQEIGRLREIAFRTAGGGTGKETDIDMYDTMEPPCQQLIVWDPDAKEILGGYRFILGENMRYDQEGRPIIAIAHMFDFSPKFIQEYMPHTIELGRSFVSVEYQSTRAGAKGLFALDNLWDGLGALIVIYPQIKYFFGKVTMYPTFSVKGRNMILYFLNKHFADTEHLVWPRTPLETNSDYDELRRIFPEGNSFKDDYKILNQEVRALGFNIPPLVNSYMSLSPTMRMFGTAINDEFGDVEESGILIAIDEILEEKKKRHVDTYER, from the coding sequence ATGAAAGAAATCATTGCCCCCATTGAACGAGAAAAAATAGAGGCCGAACTCACGCCCGAACGTTTTCTGCGCACAACCAACAAGGGGGGAAACGAAATCTATGTCGTCGACTACAAGAATGCCCCCTACACCATGCAGGAGATAGGCCGGTTGCGCGAAATCGCATTCCGGACGGCCGGCGGAGGTACCGGGAAGGAGACCGACATCGACATGTACGACACGATGGAGCCCCCCTGTCAGCAACTCATCGTGTGGGACCCCGACGCCAAAGAGATTCTCGGCGGATACCGCTTTATCCTGGGTGAAAACATGCGGTACGACCAGGAAGGACGTCCCATTATCGCCATCGCCCACATGTTCGACTTCTCGCCGAAATTCATTCAGGAATATATGCCCCACACCATCGAGTTGGGCCGTTCGTTTGTCTCGGTCGAATACCAGTCGACCCGCGCCGGAGCCAAAGGGCTCTTCGCCCTCGACAATCTGTGGGACGGGCTGGGAGCCCTTATCGTCATCTACCCGCAAATCAAATATTTCTTCGGCAAAGTGACCATGTATCCCACCTTCTCGGTCAAGGGCCGCAACATGATACTCTACTTCCTCAACAAGCATTTTGCCGACACCGAGCACCTCGTATGGCCCCGCACCCCGCTCGAAACCAACAGCGACTATGACGAGTTGCGGCGCATCTTCCCCGAAGGGAACTCGTTCAAAGACGATTATAAGATACTCAACCAGGAGGTACGCGCATTGGGCTTCAACATTCCCCCGCTGGTCAACAGCTACATGAGCCTGTCGCCCACGATGCGCATGTTCGGCACCGCCATCAACGACGAGTTTGGCGACGTCGAAGAGTCGGGTATCCTCATCGCCATCGACGAGATACTCGAAGAAAAAAAGAAACGTCACGTCGACACATACGAACGATAA
- a CDS encoding 1-acyl-sn-glycerol-3-phosphate acyltransferase translates to MDEKKILYVDVEEVVRKKSPRIARKIPRFVFNYIKRTIQEDRINRFLKTYPHVRGVDFAETLLEYLDITVRLDGEKNIPEKGRFIFASNHPLGGLDGVALIAVLGRKYNRDIKFVVNDLLMAIEPLTDNFLPINKYGKQDKDKADALGKAYEGNGQMAVFPAGLVSRRQGNEIKDLTWNKAFIAKSVQYQRDIIPIWFEGYNSSFFYRFARWRKRLGLKFNIELIYLPDEMFRSEKKTFTIHFGKPIPWQTFDNSKTRMEWAQYVKEQVYSIRDSLNKPKRI, encoded by the coding sequence ATGGACGAAAAAAAGATTTTATACGTTGACGTAGAAGAGGTTGTGAGAAAGAAATCGCCGCGAATCGCGCGAAAGATTCCGCGTTTTGTCTTCAACTACATCAAGCGCACCATTCAGGAAGACCGCATCAACCGCTTCTTGAAGACCTACCCCCATGTGCGCGGCGTCGACTTCGCCGAGACCCTGCTCGAATATCTCGACATCACCGTGCGTCTCGACGGAGAAAAGAACATACCCGAGAAAGGCCGTTTCATCTTTGCCTCGAACCACCCGCTGGGCGGTCTCGACGGCGTAGCCCTCATCGCCGTGCTGGGGCGGAAATACAATCGCGACATCAAGTTTGTCGTCAACGACCTGCTCATGGCCATCGAGCCCCTGACAGACAATTTCCTGCCCATCAACAAATACGGCAAGCAAGACAAGGACAAGGCCGACGCACTGGGCAAAGCCTATGAAGGCAACGGGCAGATGGCCGTCTTCCCGGCCGGCCTCGTTTCGCGCCGACAAGGAAACGAAATCAAAGACCTCACCTGGAACAAGGCATTCATCGCCAAAAGCGTACAATACCAACGCGACATCATTCCCATCTGGTTCGAAGGATACAATTCATCTTTCTTCTACCGCTTTGCCCGTTGGCGCAAACGACTGGGGCTGAAATTCAACATCGAGCTGATCTACCTGCCCGACGAGATGTTCCGCAGCGAGAAGAAAACCTTCACCATACACTTTGGCAAACCCATTCCGTGGCAGACCTTCGACAACTCCAAAACCCGCATGGAGTGGGCCCAATATGTCAAAGAACAAGTTTATAGCATCAGAGACAGTCTAAACAAACCCAAACGGATATGA
- the rsmH gene encoding 16S rRNA (cytosine(1402)-N(4))-methyltransferase RsmH, whose protein sequence is MMQSSVYHIPALLDACIDGLALRPDGTYVDVTFGGGGHSRAILDRLGEGGHLYAFDQDEDACANRIDDPRFTFVRSNFCFLKNFMRYHGVEQIDGLLADLGVSFHHFDASERGFSFRLDGALDMRMNRRARTTAADIVEEYTQEQLADLFYLYGELRTARRIAEAIVSARRVQKIDTTARLVDVVMPYIDRRQEKKELAQLFQALRIEVNHEMEALRRMLLSASELVRPGGRIAVLTYHSLEDRLVKNFFKTGNFEGRAEKDFFGRIEAPLRPVNNKVIVPDEEEVARNPRARSAKLRIAEKPE, encoded by the coding sequence TTGATGCAATCTTCTGTCTATCATATACCTGCACTGCTTGACGCCTGCATCGACGGATTGGCCTTGCGACCCGATGGCACTTATGTCGACGTGACCTTTGGCGGAGGCGGACATTCGCGGGCGATACTCGACCGTCTGGGCGAGGGCGGGCATCTCTATGCTTTCGATCAGGACGAAGATGCGTGCGCCAATCGCATCGATGACCCCCGGTTCACCTTTGTGCGAAGCAATTTCTGTTTCCTCAAAAATTTCATGCGTTACCACGGCGTGGAGCAAATCGACGGTTTGCTGGCCGACCTGGGTGTCTCGTTTCATCACTTCGACGCTTCGGAACGCGGATTCTCGTTCCGTCTCGACGGGGCGCTCGACATGCGCATGAACCGCCGTGCCCGCACGACGGCGGCCGATATTGTCGAAGAATACACACAAGAGCAGTTGGCCGACCTGTTCTACCTCTATGGGGAGCTGCGCACGGCCCGTCGCATAGCCGAGGCGATTGTCTCGGCCCGACGCGTGCAGAAAATCGACACGACCGCCCGGTTGGTCGATGTCGTCATGCCCTATATCGATAGACGTCAGGAGAAGAAAGAACTGGCGCAACTCTTTCAGGCGTTGCGCATCGAGGTCAACCACGAGATGGAGGCGTTGCGTCGCATGCTCCTCTCGGCCAGCGAACTGGTGCGTCCCGGCGGACGCATCGCGGTGCTTACCTACCATTCGCTCGAAGACCGCCTGGTGAAAAACTTTTTCAAGACCGGGAATTTCGAGGGCCGTGCCGAGAAAGATTTCTTCGGCCGCATCGAAGCTCCCCTGCGGCCGGTCAACAACAAGGTGATTGTGCCCGATGAGGAGGAGGTGGCCCGTAACCCGAGAGCCCGCAGTGCCAAATTGCGCATTGCCGAAAAACCTGAATGA
- a CDS encoding transpeptidase family protein: MTSKGLHFRYLLIVMAIALACVAILFKMSRTIIFERARWQAKAEKPLYDTVPVYATRGNILAADGRLLATTMPRYTMYMDFAADGFNRDTFNRYLDPLCRALAKMPGDRTAEEYKAHLRAGFSSRYRRHYRLSYSRISYVQMKEILEYPFFNQKNSNKSGLVFEELLSRERPFGQLATSTVGSVYAAREDGESRGGASGVELACDSLLRGTNGKRVRQRVQWQWVEEILSKPVAGKDILTTIDVDIQDMAESALLDKLQETQADYGVAIIMEVETGAIRAIANLDRQADGSYKEGVNHAVSDLIEPGSTFKTASMMVALDAGVVRPDDIFYGEKGKFVYARQPMYDHNYRKGGYENLTAAQTIWYSSNIGISKIVLKGFENDPRKFVDGLYAIGLNKKVDLGIPGALAPVIKYPVTADGKPNPAWSKLSLPWMSFGYEVTIPPIYTLMFYNGIANGGKMIKPYIIAGVSENGDVEEEFETEVVTRQMCKPQTLKEIQQMLADVVQKGTAHGRKAVSSDYVQIAGKTGTAQIHQGKAGYKGNIVRHRVSFCGYFPAENPKYSGIVVVSAPRIGYPSGGTMPGAVLRTVAEEMYARGFLPGEETLAPDTVFAKMPTIKKGNLEDATYVCRRLSLPFVAPEPSGENEDDWVTVRSHDYTIVMNRIEPNRVTVPDVVGMGARDAIYLLERVGLRVNVEGQGKVVRQSLPVGRRVYRGNKITIILK, translated from the coding sequence ATGACGAGTAAGGGGTTGCATTTCAGATATTTGTTGATTGTCATGGCCATTGCTTTGGCGTGTGTGGCCATTCTCTTCAAGATGTCGCGTACGATCATCTTCGAACGGGCCCGGTGGCAGGCCAAGGCCGAAAAGCCGCTCTACGACACGGTGCCCGTCTATGCGACGCGAGGCAATATCTTGGCAGCCGATGGCCGCTTGCTGGCCACGACGATGCCCCGTTATACGATGTATATGGATTTTGCGGCCGACGGCTTCAACCGCGATACCTTCAACCGCTATCTCGACCCCTTGTGCCGGGCGTTGGCCAAGATGCCCGGTGACCGCACGGCCGAGGAGTACAAAGCCCATTTGCGCGCCGGCTTTTCGAGCCGTTACCGCCGTCACTACCGTCTCTCTTACAGCCGCATCTCCTATGTGCAGATGAAAGAGATTCTCGAATACCCTTTCTTCAATCAGAAAAACTCCAACAAGAGCGGCCTCGTGTTTGAAGAGCTGCTGAGCCGCGAACGGCCTTTCGGCCAGTTGGCCACCAGCACGGTGGGCAGTGTGTATGCCGCCCGTGAAGACGGGGAGAGCCGGGGCGGAGCCTCGGGCGTGGAGTTGGCCTGCGACTCTTTGCTGCGGGGTACCAACGGCAAGCGGGTGCGTCAGCGCGTGCAGTGGCAGTGGGTCGAGGAGATTCTCAGCAAGCCGGTAGCCGGGAAAGATATTCTCACGACCATTGACGTCGACATACAAGACATGGCCGAGTCGGCCCTGCTCGACAAACTGCAAGAGACGCAGGCCGATTACGGGGTGGCCATTATCATGGAGGTGGAGACGGGGGCCATACGCGCCATCGCCAACCTCGACCGTCAGGCCGACGGTTCCTACAAGGAGGGGGTAAACCATGCGGTGAGCGACCTCATCGAACCGGGCTCGACCTTCAAGACCGCTTCGATGATGGTGGCTTTGGACGCCGGCGTGGTGCGTCCCGATGATATTTTTTACGGTGAAAAGGGCAAGTTTGTCTATGCCCGTCAGCCGATGTATGACCACAACTATCGCAAGGGCGGATATGAAAATCTCACGGCGGCTCAGACCATCTGGTACTCGTCAAACATCGGTATCTCGAAAATCGTCTTGAAAGGGTTTGAGAACGACCCGCGGAAATTTGTCGACGGCCTTTATGCCATAGGACTCAACAAGAAAGTCGACCTGGGTATCCCCGGCGCCTTGGCTCCGGTCATCAAATATCCCGTGACGGCCGACGGCAAGCCCAATCCCGCCTGGTCGAAACTCTCCCTGCCCTGGATGAGTTTCGGGTATGAAGTGACGATTCCTCCCATCTATACCCTCATGTTCTATAATGGCATCGCCAATGGCGGTAAGATGATAAAGCCCTATATCATTGCCGGCGTCAGCGAAAACGGCGATGTGGAAGAAGAGTTCGAGACCGAGGTGGTCACCCGGCAGATGTGCAAACCGCAAACGCTGAAAGAGATTCAGCAGATGCTGGCCGATGTCGTGCAGAAAGGCACGGCGCATGGCCGCAAGGCGGTAAGTTCGGACTATGTGCAGATTGCCGGGAAGACCGGTACGGCGCAAATCCACCAGGGGAAAGCCGGGTATAAAGGCAACATCGTGCGCCACCGCGTATCGTTCTGCGGATATTTCCCGGCCGAGAATCCCAAATATTCGGGCATCGTGGTCGTGTCGGCGCCCCGCATCGGTTATCCTTCGGGCGGTACCATGCCCGGAGCCGTGCTCCGCACGGTGGCCGAGGAGATGTATGCCCGCGGTTTCCTCCCCGGTGAGGAAACCCTTGCTCCCGACACGGTCTTTGCCAAGATGCCCACCATCAAGAAAGGAAACCTCGAAGACGCGACCTATGTGTGCCGTCGCCTCTCTTTGCCCTTTGTGGCTCCCGAACCGTCGGGCGAGAATGAAGACGACTGGGTGACCGTACGTTCGCACGACTATACCATTGTCATGAATCGCATCGAACCCAATCGCGTCACGGTGCCCGATGTCGTGGGTATGGGAGCCCGCGATGCCATCTATCTGCTCGAACGGGTCGGCCTGCGGGTCAATGTCGAGGGACAGGGCAAGGTGGTGCGCCAGTCGTTGCCTGTGGGTCGCCGGGTCTATCGGGGAAACAAAATAACCATCATATTGAAGTAA
- a CDS encoding UDP-N-acetylmuramoyl-L-alanyl-D-glutamate--2,6-diaminopimelate ligase, whose protein sequence is MQLKNLLRELHVSRIVGNDAVEISSVEADSRRVAAGSLFVAVRGVSVDGHTFISKAEAQGAAAIVCEELPAELSPAVTYVVTPESREALGLLASAWYGEPSRQLTLVGVTGTNGKTTIATLLYEMFRLFGEKVGLLSTVCNYVDDRAIPTDHTTPDPLTLHRLLREMVDAGCRYAFMEVSSHSVDQRRIAGLEFAGGIFTNLTRDHLDYHKTVQAYLKAKKRFFDDLPQDAFALTNADEKNGAVMLQNTRAAKHTYALNTLADYKGRIIESRLDGTTLEVNGREVEVQFVGKFNAYNLLAVYGAACLLGENPEKVLIALSRLVPVSGRFQTLHAPQKYTAIIDYAHTPDALTNVLTSIREVVGRRGHVITVVGAGGNRDKGKRPLMAQEAAKWSDKVILTSDNPRYEKPQDILDDMLAGLDAAQRRRTLVIADRREAIRAATQLAQPGDVVLVAGKGHEDYQEIEGVKHHFNDREEVERLFNE, encoded by the coding sequence ATGCAACTGAAAAATCTTCTTCGCGAATTGCATGTGTCCCGCATCGTGGGAAACGACGCGGTCGAAATATCGTCTGTCGAAGCCGACTCGCGCCGGGTGGCTGCCGGCTCGCTTTTTGTGGCCGTGCGCGGTGTCTCGGTCGACGGGCACACCTTTATCTCCAAAGCCGAGGCCCAAGGGGCTGCGGCCATCGTGTGTGAGGAGTTGCCGGCCGAGCTTTCGCCGGCTGTCACCTATGTCGTGACCCCCGAGAGCCGGGAAGCATTGGGTCTGTTGGCCTCGGCCTGGTATGGCGAGCCGTCGCGACAACTCACCTTGGTGGGTGTGACCGGGACCAATGGCAAGACCACCATTGCCACGCTGCTCTATGAGATGTTTCGCCTCTTTGGCGAGAAGGTGGGGTTGCTCTCGACCGTGTGCAACTATGTCGACGACCGGGCTATCCCGACCGACCACACCACCCCCGACCCTCTCACCCTGCATCGCTTGCTGCGCGAGATGGTCGATGCCGGTTGCCGGTATGCCTTCATGGAGGTGAGTTCGCACTCGGTCGACCAGCGGCGCATCGCCGGCCTCGAATTTGCCGGAGGTATTTTTACCAATCTCACCCGTGACCACCTCGACTATCATAAGACCGTGCAGGCTTATCTCAAAGCCAAAAAACGTTTCTTCGACGACCTGCCGCAAGATGCCTTTGCCCTTACCAATGCCGACGAGAAAAACGGCGCCGTCATGTTGCAAAACACCCGTGCCGCCAAGCACACTTATGCCCTGAATACACTGGCCGACTACAAGGGCCGCATCATCGAGAGCCGCCTCGACGGAACGACGCTCGAAGTGAACGGCCGGGAGGTGGAGGTGCAGTTTGTGGGCAAATTCAACGCCTACAATCTGCTGGCCGTCTATGGCGCGGCCTGCCTTTTGGGAGAGAATCCCGAGAAGGTGCTGATAGCCCTCAGCCGGCTGGTCCCGGTTTCGGGACGCTTCCAGACGTTGCACGCCCCGCAGAAATACACGGCTATCATCGACTATGCCCATACGCCCGACGCGCTTACCAATGTCCTCACGTCGATACGCGAGGTGGTGGGTCGCCGGGGGCATGTCATCACCGTGGTGGGCGCCGGAGGCAACCGCGACAAGGGAAAACGTCCGCTCATGGCCCAAGAGGCGGCCAAGTGGAGCGATAAGGTAATCCTCACGTCGGACAACCCCCGTTATGAGAAGCCCCAGGATATTCTCGACGACATGCTGGCCGGCCTCGATGCGGCGCAGCGCCGTCGGACACTGGTCATTGCCGACCGCCGCGAAGCCATACGCGCGGCCACCCAGCTGGCTCAGCCCGGCGATGTGGTGCTTGTCGCCGGCAAAGGCCATGAAGACTACCAGGAGATAGAGGGCGTGAAACACCACTTCAACGACCGCGAAGAGGTGGAACGCCTGTTTAATGAGTAA
- a CDS encoding phospho-N-acetylmuramoyl-pentapeptide-transferase: MLYPLFQLLDEWDIPGTGVFRYISFRSGMALILSLFISTIIGRRIISRLQRMQIGEIVRNLGLEGQMSKKGTPTMGGIIIIISILVPCLLVGRLDNLYMILMLVTTVWMGAIGFLDDYMKLKYHNKEGLHGRFKIFGQVGLGLIVGVSLYLSPDAVIRENITVQKDDTAEVQYLPENIKSTQTTIPFVKNNNFDYADLVPFLGDHAQTAGWIIFILVTILVVTAVSNGANLTDGLDGLATGSSAIIGAALAIMAYLSGHIAYASYLNIMYIPGSEELVVFSMAFIGATIGFLWYNAYPAQVFMGDTGSLTIGGIIGVFAVLIHKELLTPLLCGIFLVESLSVIMQVSYFKYTKRRYGEGRRLFKMAPLHHHFQKAGESIDALWKKPFAPIPESKIVIRFWIIGIILAALTLVTLKMR; the protein is encoded by the coding sequence ATGCTATATCCATTGTTTCAGTTGCTCGATGAGTGGGACATACCCGGAACGGGTGTGTTCCGGTATATTTCGTTCCGTTCGGGCATGGCGCTCATCTTGTCGCTTTTCATTTCGACCATCATCGGTCGGCGCATCATCTCGCGTTTGCAGCGCATGCAGATAGGTGAAATCGTGCGCAACCTCGGTCTCGAAGGCCAAATGAGCAAAAAGGGTACCCCCACGATGGGCGGTATCATCATTATCATCTCGATACTGGTGCCCTGCCTGCTGGTGGGACGTCTCGACAACCTCTACATGATTTTGATGCTTGTCACGACCGTGTGGATGGGTGCCATCGGCTTCCTCGATGACTATATGAAACTCAAATATCACAACAAGGAGGGGCTGCACGGGCGGTTCAAGATTTTCGGTCAGGTGGGGCTGGGCCTCATCGTGGGCGTGTCGCTCTATCTGAGTCCCGATGCGGTGATACGCGAGAACATCACGGTGCAGAAAGACGACACGGCCGAGGTGCAGTACCTCCCCGAGAATATCAAGTCGACACAGACGACAATACCTTTTGTCAAGAACAACAACTTCGACTATGCCGACCTGGTGCCTTTCCTCGGCGACCATGCCCAGACGGCCGGCTGGATTATCTTCATACTGGTCACCATTCTCGTGGTGACGGCCGTCTCGAACGGCGCCAATCTCACCGACGGTCTCGACGGTCTGGCTACCGGCTCGTCGGCCATCATCGGGGCGGCACTGGCCATCATGGCCTATCTCTCGGGCCACATAGCCTATGCCTCCTACCTCAATATCATGTATATACCCGGGAGTGAGGAGCTGGTTGTCTTTTCGATGGCCTTCATCGGGGCTACCATCGGCTTCCTCTGGTATAACGCCTACCCGGCACAGGTATTCATGGGCGACACCGGCAGCCTCACCATAGGAGGCATTATCGGTGTCTTTGCCGTGCTCATACACAAGGAGCTGCTCACTCCGTTGTTGTGCGGCATTTTCTTGGTCGAGAGCCTTTCGGTCATCATGCAGGTATCTTATTTTAAATACACCAAACGTCGGTATGGCGAAGGACGGCGACTTTTCAAGATGGCGCCGTTGCATCACCATTTCCAGAAAGCCGGCGAGAGCATCGACGCCTTGTGGAAAAAGCCCTTTGCACCGATACCCGAGTCGAAGATTGTGATACGCTTCTGGATTATAGGCATCATCTTGGCTGCATTGACGCTGGTAACTTTGAAAATGCGATAA
- the murD gene encoding UDP-N-acetylmuramoyl-L-alanine--D-glutamate ligase, whose translation MNKRMVVLGAGESGAGAAVLAKVKGFDVFVSDMSGIKEVYKNLLDEYGIEWEEGGHTAEKILSADEVVKSPGIPETAPMVEALVKQGTPIISEIEFAGRYTDARMICITGSNGKTTTTLLTYHILKKAGLDVGLAGNVGKSLALQVATEHHDYYVIELSSFQLDNMYRFKADIAVLLNITPDHLDRYGYDMQNYVNAKFRITQNQTEDDAFVFWNDDPVITRELSKHPLKARLYPFADTHEEGTKAYVENERLCIETPGEFFDMDEAELSLPGRHNLYNSMAAGISARILEIRKEKVREALSDFKGVEHRLEKVADVRGVSFINDSKATNVNSCWYALESMTTPVVLILGGKDKGNDYSEIESLVAEKVKAIVCLGVDNRKLHDFFDGKVTMAGDALSMKEAVDKAFAAAEPGDTVLLSPCCASFDLFKSYEDRGRQFKECVRNL comes from the coding sequence ATGAACAAACGCATGGTCGTATTGGGTGCCGGCGAAAGTGGAGCCGGTGCCGCCGTTTTGGCAAAAGTCAAGGGTTTCGACGTATTTGTCTCGGATATGTCAGGAATCAAGGAAGTTTATAAAAACCTGCTCGACGAATATGGTATCGAGTGGGAAGAAGGTGGACACACCGCCGAGAAAATCCTCTCGGCCGATGAAGTGGTGAAGAGCCCCGGCATACCCGAGACGGCTCCCATGGTCGAGGCGTTGGTCAAGCAGGGCACCCCGATTATCTCCGAAATCGAGTTTGCCGGCCGCTATACCGATGCCCGCATGATTTGCATCACCGGCAGCAACGGCAAGACGACCACGACGTTGCTCACCTATCATATTTTGAAAAAGGCCGGTCTCGACGTGGGATTGGCCGGTAACGTGGGCAAGAGCCTTGCCTTGCAGGTGGCCACCGAGCATCACGATTACTATGTCATCGAGTTGAGCAGTTTCCAGCTCGACAACATGTACCGTTTCAAGGCCGACATTGCCGTGCTGCTCAATATCACGCCCGACCATCTCGACCGTTATGGCTATGACATGCAGAATTATGTCAATGCCAAATTCAGAATCACGCAGAACCAGACCGAAGATGATGCTTTCGTCTTTTGGAACGACGACCCCGTCATCACCCGGGAGCTGTCGAAACACCCCTTGAAGGCACGTCTGTACCCCTTTGCCGATACTCATGAAGAGGGGACAAAGGCTTATGTCGAGAACGAGCGTCTCTGCATCGAAACCCCCGGTGAGTTTTTCGATATGGACGAGGCCGAACTCTCCCTGCCCGGCCGGCACAACCTCTATAACTCGATGGCGGCCGGCATCTCGGCCCGCATTCTCGAAATCAGAAAAGAGAAGGTGCGCGAAGCGCTGTCCGACTTCAAGGGCGTCGAACACCGTCTCGAAAAGGTGGCCGATGTGCGCGGCGTGTCGTTTATCAACGATTCCAAAGCCACCAACGTCAATTCGTGCTGGTATGCCCTCGAAAGCATGACGACCCCCGTCGTGCTCATTCTCGGCGGCAAGGACAAGGGGAATGACTATTCCGAAATCGAGTCGCTTGTGGCCGAGAAGGTCAAGGCCATCGTGTGCCTGGGCGTCGACAACCGCAAGTTGCACGATTTCTTCGATGGAAAGGTGACGATGGCCGGCGATGCCCTGTCGATGAAAGAGGCCGTAGACAAGGCTTTTGCCGCGGCAGAACCCGGCGATACGGTGTTGCTCTCACCCTGTTGCGCCAGCTTCGACCTCTTTAAGAGTTACGAAGACCGGGGCCGCCAGTTCAAGGAGTGCGTGCGCAATTTATAA